The sequence below is a genomic window from Streptosporangium lutulentum.
GCTCGGGCAGCTCGCGGTGGACGCCGGACGGAAGGTGGCGGCGGTCGGGCCGGGGGCCGCGCTCGGTGCGGCCGACAAAGATGGAAAAGTCGCGAAATACGCGGCGACCGTCGATGACCTCGGCGACCTGGCACCGTACGCGCTGATCGTGGTGGAGGCCGGGGACCTGACCGAGGCGTGGTCCAGGACGGGCCTCGACAAGGACGGCGACCCGATCCCGATGACCGGCCAGGCGAGGCGGGAGGCGGTGGCGGGGGTCGACCGCCAGGTGGGCGCGGTCCTCGACCGGCTGCCGCCGGGGGGCACGGAGGGACCGGGCGGCCCGGGGAGTCCGGAGACCACCGCCGGCCCGGGAACCGCGACGGGTCCAAAGAGCCCGGGGACCACGGTCCTGCTCGGGGGCCTGTCGGACACCACGATCGCGCCCCATCTGCACGTGGCGATCGCCCGCGGCGCCTCTCCCAGCGGGGAGCCGTACTCCCACGGCTACCTCACCGCCGCCTCCACCCGCCAGGACGGGCTGGTCACCAATACCGACCTGACCGCCACCGCGATCGGACTCCTCGGTCTGGAGACCCCGAACGGCGTCGTGGGCCGCGTCTGGCAGAGCGGCGAGCCGAGCACGGAGCAGGCCGCCGGAATGGTCGCGAACCTGGCCGACGACGATCTGGCCAGCCAGGTGCTGCGCGAGGTGCGGGGGCCGTTCTTCGCGGTGTTCGTGACCGTGCAGATCCTGTTCTACCTGCTGGCCGCCGTCGCGGTCCGGCGGGGCTGGGGCGGCTCGCGGGCGCTGGCGGTCACCCAGGCCGTCGCGACGGTCAGCGGTGCGATCGCGATCGCGACCTTCCTGGCCCAGCTCGTGCCCTGGTGGAGCCTGCCCGCCCCGATGGCCGGGGTGATCCTCACCATTCTCGCCGTCGCCTGCGTGATCGCCGGGCTGGCCTTCGCCGGGCCGTGGCGGACGCACGTGCTCGGCCCGCTGACCGTGGTCGCGGGGATCACCTCGGTGGCCCTGCTGATCGACGTGATGACCGGGTCCAGGCTCCAGGTGAACGCGGTCACCGGCTACGAGCCGGTCACCGGCGGGCGCTTCTACGGCTTCAGCAACATCGCCTTCGCCGTCTATTCGGCGGGGACGATCCTGGCCCTGGCCGGGGTGGCCCAGTGGCTGATCTCGCGCGGGCGGCGGACGCTCGCGCTCACGGTCTGCACGGCCTACGGCCTGTTCGCGATCCTCGTCGACGGCTGGCCGGCGTGGGGAGCCGACTTCGGCGGCGTCCCGGCCTTCCTGGTCGGGGTCGCCGTCCTCGTGATCCTGCTGTCCGGCCGCCGGGTCTCGCCGGTCAAGCTCGGCCTGGTCGGGCTGGCGGGCGTCCTGCTGATCGGAGCCATCGCGGTGGTCGACTGGCTCAAACCACCCAGCGCCCGCACCCACCTGGGCTCCTTCGTCCAGCAGGTGCTGGACGGCGAGGCCTGGACGGTGATCGGCCGCAAGTTCGGCGCGATGATCGGGGTCACGGTCGGGAACTGGTCGCTGACCCTGCTCTCACTGGTCGCGCTGGCCTTCCTCTTCCTGGTGCTGAACCGCCCCTCCCGCTGGGGCGCCCCCGCGCTGGGCCGGGCCTACGCGCTCGCCCCGGCGCTGCGTGCCGGGCTGATCGGCGCGCTGACCTGCGCGCTGATCGGGTTCCTGATGAACGACTCGGGGATCGCGATCCCGGCGATGGCTCTCACGGTGGCGGTGCCGCTGACACTGACGGCCTGCGTGCGCGCGCTCCGGCACTCGCCGCCCACCATGCCAGAGCGAGCGTCAGCGCCAGCAGGGACCACGGCACCACCCGCTCCCTGAGCAGGGTCTTCAGCCAGAGCAGGTCCTCCGGGCGCAGGGCCTCCCTGGCCGGGAGATAGCCCAGGGACAGGATGGTCACCCTGGCCACCATGAAGCCCTCCAGCGCGGGCCAGGAGGCCATGGCCAGCAGCGCGAAGGCCAGCCCGTCGTACCAGGGCAGCGCGTACGGCGCGGCGAACAGCCAGGCGACCACCATCACCGCGGCGACCGCCGGGGCGGTGCTCTCCGGCAAGGACCGCGGCAGTGCCCGCAGGAGCAGCCAGGCCAGTCCCGCCAGCAGGAGCAGTGAGCCGACCTGGATCCAGGCCGAGTAGGCCCCCGGCCCGAACACCGTCTGGAGCCCGCCCTTGGCCAGCTGCCACGGTGTGGCGAGCGAGACCTTCTTGCTGGCCGCGCCGACCTGGTCGAGCACGTGCGACCCGGCGAGACCGTAGATCACCAGCACGGTGGCCGTCGCGGTCCCCGCCACGACGGCGAGCCTGCCGGGCGAGCGGCGCAGCTCCCACGCGGGACCGAGCGCCACGAGCCCGGCGTTGAGCTTGACCCCGATCCCCACCCCCAGCAGCAGCCCCGATCCGGCTCCGCGAGCCATGAGCGCCGCGACCATGCAGGCGACGGCCAGGGTGTCCACGTGCATCCCCGCGGACAGGTGATAGATCATCAGCGGGTTGACCGCCCACAGGAGCGCCGCGCGCCGCTGCAGGTCCGCGTCCCCGCGGGTGAAGCGGTGCAGCAGCAACGCCGTGCCGATGAACGCCGCCGCGTTGACCAGCGCCATCGCGAAGATCGTCAGCCTGACCGAGTCGCCGCCGACGAGACTCGCCAGCGCCTGTACGGCGGTCGCCACCGGGCCGTAGACGCTGGTCACGCCCGCCCACTCCTCCACCGCGCCGGTGACGGGGTCGGCGGGCAGCGCGCTGGGAGCGACGGCGTAGGGGTCCTGGCCGAGCGTGACCAGGCGGCCGTAGGCGGCGTAGTTCAGATGGTCGGCCGAGCCCGACGGCGGCAGGAAGGCGAGCAGGGCGGCCGCCACGCAGCCCGCCGCGAGCAGCCATCGCGGATCCGGTCTCCACCGTGACCGCAGGGCGGCGGCGAGGCCGAGCCCGCCCAGCACGATCGCGGCCGCGGCCATGGCGATCACCAGGTGGCCGTCGGGGCGCAGGTCCAGCGAGTACGGAGGCTGCCAGGCCGGGCCCGCCAGCCGCGGAACCATGGCCGAGGGCCCCAGCAGCCCGATCAGGACCGTCAGTCCCACCGACAGCCCGATGGCCGTGAACGCGACGATGTCGAGCCCCCGCGGCGTGCCACGCACGGAACCCCGTCTGCCGTCGACAACCGGCGCATCCCAAGTCACCCGCAAATTTCAGCACACCCGGCGTGATGCCCGGAGCCGCGTCCCGCCGACCGGTCGCGCACCACCGGCGGGAACGGACCGGCGAGGACGCCCGGCCGCGTACGGCGAGCGGGAGCGGACCGGCGGACACCCGGCCGCGTACGGCGAGCGGGGCCGAACGGGCGCAGCCGTACAACCCGGCCCGCCCGGGTGAGCGGCCGTGACCCGATCCGCGTGAGAGCCGGGCGGGCGGCGGTGACCTGACCTATATGCGGACCGCCAGTGCCCGTGCGACGTCACGGAACTGCCTGGCCCGGTGGAGCTGGGCGTTCCAGTCGGTGCCGGTGGCCCGATGGGCCATCTCCACCTGGACCTCTCGCACACGAAAGCCCTTGCGGAGCAGGTCGATGGTGAGACCGGTCTCCACACCGAAGCCCCGGGCCAGGGGACGGGCCGACTCGAAGGCGGTCCGGGTCAGGCAGCGCTGGCCGTTCAGCGGCTGGGTGGGCGTCCATCCGGTGATGCGCTGGACACCCTCGCGCGCGAGCTTGACCACGAGTCCGTGGCCGCCGAGCTTCACCCGGGTGACGAACACGGCGATCGTCATGTCGGCCTCACCCGCCACGACGGGCTCGATCAGGGGCGCGGCCATGCGAGCGGTCTCGCCCAGATCCGCGTCGAGGAACAGCAGGTGCCGGGACTCGGTGCCGTCGAGCAGGCGCACCGCCTCCGCCCCGCTCTCCATGGCGGCCGCCTTGCCCCGGTTGCGGCTGTGCCGTACGACGCGGGCTCCGGCCGCCTTGGCCACCCTGCCGGTCTGGTCGGCCGAGCCGTCGTCCACGACCACGACGAGGTCGACGCCGGGCAGCGCCAGGGCCGCGGTCACGGTGGCGCCGATCCGGTCGCCCTCATCCTTGGCGGGGATGATCACCGCTACGCCGGTCATCATTGGGGCTCTGACGTCAGCAGCTCCTCGGGAACGGCTTTGTGCACGGTGAACACCGAGTCGAGACCCGTCACCTGGAGGATTTTCTGCACGGCGGGCGGCGGTGCCGCCAGCTCCAGCACGCCGCCGCGCTCCTTCAGCCGCTTGAGCACGGAGAGAAGCACGTTCAGGCCGGTGGAATCACAGAATTCCACCCCGGACATGTCGATGACCACGTGAGTGGTCCGGCTCTCCTCCAGCACCCGAGCGAACTCGGACTGCAGGCGAGGCGCGGTGTATAGGTCGATTTCGCCAACGATGGTCACGACGGTGTGCCCGGCATGAGATCGAGTTGAGACTTTTAGCTCCACAGCGGGCACACTAGCGGCGCGAGGGCCGCTGGTCACGTTCTCTCGAGCAACCCGAGTCGTCAGCCCTTTGTCCCCCGTTTCGGTCCCATGGAAACCCTGGGTGCGCGAAACTTAACACTGTGCGACACCGGCTTGGCCGGAACGGGGGGAGACCCGGCACCTCCCGACCATCACTGCGCTACGACAGTGGCGGCCGTTGAGTATAGAAACGGGCTCGAACGCAGCAATGAACACCGACCTACCTGAGGATTCACAACGACAGCGACTCCGAGATCGCCTGGAGTCCACGATCGCCCGCACCGAGAAAGCCACCTCGTGGCGCGATGCGGCCAACTCCCTCCGCGACCTGGTGAGCCACGAGGGCTACGTCCCGATCAGAACCCGCCTGTCCGGCGAGGATCTCGACTTCCTCGAAGGAGCGCGCGAAGAGCTGCTGGACTTCGCGACGCTCGGGATCAGGCTGCTCGACCTGCATCAACCCCGCGACGCGGGCGGCATCACCAGCGACGCGGCGCATCCCATCCTGCGCTGCCGAAGCTGCATGTGGCGGTGGCCGTGCCCGACCTTCCGCGCCATGTCCGAGTCGTACGACACCATGAGGACCCCGACGTCCTGCCAGCATGTCGAGATCGACCACGACCACGACGACCACGACGACGCCCGTACGACCCTCCTGCTCCCCGCGAAGGGCGAGGGCGACGTCACGACCCTGGTGACCCCGGCGGCCACCGGCGGGGTCTCCGAGAAGAACGGGGTCACCGGGACATGACGGCCTGAGGCCCCTCGGGCACGGACAGGGGGAGGCGGATCTCGAACCGGCACCCGGGGCCGGTGTTGACGACGTCTATGGCTCCCTGATGGGCCTCGACGATGCCTCGCGCGATCGCCAGACCGAGGCCCGCGCCGGCACCGTCGGCCCTGGGGGTCCGGGCCGCCTCCCCGCGGAAGGCGACGTCGAACACGCGAGGCAGGTCGTCGGCCGGGATGCCGCCGCAGCAGTCGGCGACCGACAGGCAGGCGACCCCGTCCTCCACCGCCGCGCGCACCCACACCGTGCCGTCGGCCGGGGTGTGCCTGATCGCGTTGACCACCAGGTTGCCCAGCGCCCGGGAGAGTTCCCCGGCGTCGGCCTGAACCGGGACCGCCACGTCGGCCTGCCCCTCCAGCCGTACGCCCCTGGCCCTGGCCAGTTGCTCCACCCCGGCCAGCGCGTCGGCGACCAGGTCGCTGAGACCGATTCGCCGCCGGGACAGGCGCAGTGCTCCCGCGTGGATCCTGGACAGCTCGAACAGGTCGTCCACCATGCCCGACAGCCGGTCCACCTCAAGGCGGATCTGCCGGTGATAACGGCTCACGGTCTGCGGGTCGGCGACCACCCCGTCCTCCAGGGCCTCGACCATGGCCCGCATGCCCGCCAGGGGGGTGCGCAGGTCGTGGCTGACCCAGGCGACGAGCTCGCGGCGGGCGATCTCCAGGGAACGTTCGCGTTCGTGGCCCAGGCTGAGGCGGCGATAGGCCTGCTCCAGGGTCTTCGCGATCGTGCGAAGCTCGGCGGGCAGGCCGTCGGGCGGCACGAACTCCCCCGTGGGCGACACCGCCTGCACGGCGTCGACGAGCTTGCGGCTGGCCGCCACGACCCGGCGGGCGAGCACCGCCGCCACGCCCAGGCCGACCAGCCCGCCGACCGCGACCACGCTGAGCACGATGTCCCTGGACTCGCCCTCGATGATCATTTTTAGGGTGACGGCGACCACGCCGCCCACCGTCGCCAGGACGGTCACCACGGCGACCACCGCGAGCATCACCCCGATCGACCGCCTGCGCAGCAGCCGCATCAGGCCCAGCCCGGCCACCGCGATCAGCAGGCCGAGCCCGGCCGTGACCGCGACGATCCGCAGCATCTCGGGGATCACGGCAGGACCAGGGGCTCGTAGCGGTAACCGACCCCCCACACGGTGACGATGCGCCGGGGGACGGTCGGGTCCGGCTCGATCTTCTCTCGAAGGCGGCGGACGTGGACGGTCACCGTGGAGGAGTCGCCGAAGGACCAGCCCCAGACCTGGTTGAGCAGGGCGGAGCGGCTGAAGGCCTGGCGGGGGTTGCGCATCAGGTGGGCCAGGAGGTCGAACTCGCGGGCGGTCAGCATGATCTCCTCCTCGCCGAGTCGCACCTCGTGGGCGCCGACGTCGACCGTCAGCTCGGCGTCCTTGAGCACGCCGGTGCCGGAGGGGGCCGAGACGCCGCGCGCCCGCCGCAGCACCGACTGGACCCGCAGGGCCAGCTCGCGAGGGCTGAACGGCTTGGTGACGTAGTCGTCGGCGCCGGTCTCCAGGCCGACGACCCTGTCCATCTCGTCGCCCAGCGCGGTCAGCATGATCACTGGAACCGGCCACCGTTCCCTGAGTTTCCTGCAGACCTGGAGCCCGTCCATCTTGGGCAGCATCAGGTCGAGGACCAGCAGGTCCGGCGGGTCGGCCAGGGCGCGCCTGAGCGCCTCCGCCCCGTCTCCCACGCACTCGACCGAGTGACCGTCGCGCTCCAGATAGCGGGCCACGACCTCGGCGACCATGGGATCGTCGTCGACCACCAGAATCCGTGCGCTCATATCCCCACGGTAGGCCCGGACGAGGCGGATCCCCACGTTCTGTCATCGGTCCGTAAGCACTCCACCGTCCTGTCACCGGCCCGTAAGACCCGATCGTTATGGTTCCGACTCTCGCCGTTTCGATCGAGGACGTACCGTTGGCCTCATGAGTCGTACCGTGATGGCAGTTCTGGGCGTCGTCCTCGCGCTCTACGTGGTTTTCGGGCTCCTGCTGCCGGCGCTCTTCGGGCTTCTCAAGTTCGTGTTCGTACTGGCGCTGGTGGCCGTCGTGGCCGTCGCCGCGGTCACCGTGGTCGGCAAGTTCGGCAAGTTCGGCAAGTTCGGCAAGTCCGGCAAGTGAACCTGCTCCTCGCCCTCCAGACGCTTTCCGTCTGGCTGCTCGGCGACGGCGGGTTCATGACGGCGACCGCCGTGGTCGGGCTGGGCGTGCTCCTGCTCGCCTGGGCACTGCGTTCGCTGCCTGTCACCTCGGAGGCGGAGCGGCGCTCGCCGCTGTCCCGGCGCGACCGGGCCAGGCGGACCATGTTCGTACGGCAGCGCGACCCCGACGCGGCCGGGAGGTCCCGGCCCAGAGCACCCTCGGCGGGCCCGGCGCCCGCGTAGACGACCAGACCCGTCCGGATCCGCGGGCGCCTTCTGTGCTGATTCCATTCCAGTCCAGAAGGGCCCCCCATGTTCGACTCCGTCATCGAGTTCACCGCCGATCTCATCAACGCGCTCGCCCAGCCCCTGAACTCCACCGCGCTGGCGATCGTCGTGTTCACCCTCGGCGTCCGGCTCCTGCTGTTGCCGTTCGGCGTCATGCAGGCCAGGGGCGAGCGGGCGAGGCTACGGCTCGCGCCCGAGGTTCGGAAGCTGAGGAAACGGCACGGCCGCGACCCCGAGCGCCTCCGGCGGGAGCTGTCCGCCCTCTACGCCAGGGAGAAGACCTCGCCGCTGGCCGGTTGCCTGCCGGGGGTCGCCCAGATGCCGTTCTTCATGGTGATGTACCAGGTCTTCATCTCCTCGACGATCGCCGGGAACGCCAACGTGCTCCTCACCCACGGGCTGTTCGGGGTGCCGCTGGGGCAGCAGTTCGCGAGCACGGTGGCCGGGTTCGGATTGCTCAGCGGACCGACGCTGGTCTTCGCCGGGCTCTTCCTGCTGCTGCTCGCTGTGGCATTTATCACATCACGCCGGATGCGGCGGACGATGAGCGACGAGGTGCAGCCGGAGGTCCTGCGCAGGATCATGCCGCTGCTGCCGTTCGGGACGCTGCTGGCCGCGGCCGTGCTTCCGCTCGCGGCGGGCGTCTACCTGCTCGTCACCACCGCGTGGGCGGCCGGTGAGCGGGCCGTTCTGCACCGTCCCGCACTCGCCGCGCACTGAAACCGTACCGAGCCGTACTGAGCCGTACCGTCTCGCCCGCACGGGCCGCTCCGCCGTCCGGCCTCGCCGGGTGTCCTGGTTCCGTCCGGTCTCGCCGGGGACCGGTCCGCGATGCCCTGTCTCGTCTCACGAGTCGTGAGACGAGACAGGACCTAACCGCACTCCCGCAGGGCGGGCTCGGCGACGGAAACCTTGCCGTTGCCCGCCTGGCCGTTACTGACCGTGCTGACGGCGGTGACCACCGCCCACACCGTGGTGGTCTCGCCCTCGTGCCTGACCCCCCACCTGGAGGCCACATACTCGACGATGCCGAGGCCCCGCCCTCCCAACGAGGAGAGGGTGGGGCGGCCTGCCCGAGGTTCGGTGGCGGCGCCACCGTCACTCACCGCAACCTCGACGTGTTCCTCGGCCCAGCGCCACGCCACTCTGATCTGCCCCGAGGGCAGCGGGTGCGCGTGACGAAGCGCGTTACTCAACAGTTCGCTGACCACGAGCACCGCGTCGTCTATCGCGGTTTCGTAAACGCCCCATTCCTGCAGGTCAGAGGAGAGGCGTTGACGTGCGACAGCGACGCTGGACGGTGCATACGGCAACAACACGACGCTCGACGCACTCACCTCCCCGTATCCCTGTTCCCCCTAAGGAACACACCCCTGTACGACCGAAATGCCCCGTTAGATGGTCTTAGAAACCGGGTGCCGGTTACAGCTTGTGCACATTCGACAATAGATCAGCTCATCCGTTACCGACTCGTTACCGCATCGGCGTGTCGGTTAGGTAAGGGGGTCGGGCGTGTCGGCAATACGCAGGGACAGCCGCATCCGGGTGCCGCCGGTGGGACGCGGATGGGCCGACACCTCGCCGCCCTGCGCGCGTGCCAGGCTGCGCACGATGTAGAGGCCGAGGCCGACCCCGCCGAATCGGCGGCGATCACCGCTGTCCCCCTGGACGAAACGATCGAAGACATGCTCCCGGCTGGCATGGGCGATCCCGACGCCGTCGTCGTCGACGACGAGCACCACCTGGTCACCGTCCACCCAGGCCTCGACCCTGATCAGGCCACCGTCCGGTGAATATTTGAACGCGTTTTCCAAGAGCTGGCCGAGCAGGATGTCGGTGGCGAACGCGTCACCGGAGACCAGAGGCAGGTCGTCGGGGATGTTCACCTCGATCCGGTGCAGGTCGGGCAGGACCGGCAGGCCCAGCGTGGCGGCCCGTACCAGCTCTCCGAGGTCGAAGCCCTCGATCTTCAGGGTGAGCTCGCCGGCTCCGGCCCGGGAGCCCAGCAGCAGGTGGTCCATGAGCCGGCTGAGGGAATGCGCCCGCTCGGCGATGGTGTGCACGGCGCCGCGCCGCTCGGCGTCGGTCATGCTGTCCCAGCGCGCGTCGAGCGTGCTGGCGAAGCCCCGGACCACGGTGATCGGGGTGCGCAGCTCGTGACTGGTGGTGGCCAGGAAGAGATCCTTGGCCTCCTCCAGCTCCTTGCTCCGGGTGATGTCGCGGAAGTCGATCACGACCTCGCCGGTCTCCACGATCTCCGCGCTGAGCACGTCCAGCCAGGTGCCCGAGGGAAGCTGGATGGTGAGCTTGTCGCCCGGCTCCGGCAGCCGGAACGGCGGCGGCCCGCCGATCACCTCGTCCGCGTGGAACCCGGTCAGCTCGGTGGCCGCGGGGTTCCACTGGGTGACCCTGCCCAGCTCGTCGAGGACCGCGATGCCGTCGGCGCTGGCGTCGAACACCGCTCTCTCGTGGGCACGTTGCCGTACGGCCTCCTGGTAGGCCATGGCGTTGCCGACGGCGATCCCGGCATGCCCGGCGAGCAGTTCCAGCAGCTCCAGCTCCAGATGGCCGACCTTGCGCTTGGCGAACAACGCGTACAGCGCGCCGTACGGTCTGCCGCCCATCGCGGCGAGGCCGAGCACGATGGTGTGCAGGCCGGGCACCTGCGACCAGATCAGCTCGTCCAG
It includes:
- the mptB gene encoding polyprenol phosphomannose-dependent alpha 1,6 mannosyltransferase MptB, with protein sequence MRGTPRGLDIVAFTAIGLSVGLTVLIGLLGPSAMVPRLAGPAWQPPYSLDLRPDGHLVIAMAAAAIVLGGLGLAAALRSRWRPDPRWLLAAGCVAAALLAFLPPSGSADHLNYAAYGRLVTLGQDPYAVAPSALPADPVTGAVEEWAGVTSVYGPVATAVQALASLVGGDSVRLTIFAMALVNAAAFIGTALLLHRFTRGDADLQRRAALLWAVNPLMIYHLSAGMHVDTLAVACMVAALMARGAGSGLLLGVGIGVKLNAGLVALGPAWELRRSPGRLAVVAGTATATVLVIYGLAGSHVLDQVGAASKKVSLATPWQLAKGGLQTVFGPGAYSAWIQVGSLLLLAGLAWLLLRALPRSLPESTAPAVAAVMVVAWLFAAPYALPWYDGLAFALLAMASWPALEGFMVARVTILSLGYLPAREALRPEDLLWLKTLLRERVVPWSLLALTLALAWWAASAGARARRPSVSAAPPP
- a CDS encoding glycosyltransferase, whose product is MTGVAVIIPAKDEGDRIGATVTAALALPGVDLVVVVDDGSADQTGRVAKAAGARVVRHSRNRGKAAAMESGAEAVRLLDGTESRHLLFLDADLGETARMAAPLIEPVVAGEADMTIAVFVTRVKLGGHGLVVKLAREGVQRITGWTPTQPLNGQRCLTRTAFESARPLARGFGVETGLTIDLLRKGFRVREVQVEMAHRATGTDWNAQLHRARQFRDVARALAVRI
- a CDS encoding STAS domain-containing protein; translated protein: MELKVSTRSHAGHTVVTIVGEIDLYTAPRLQSEFARVLEESRTTHVVIDMSGVEFCDSTGLNVLLSVLKRLKERGGVLELAAPPPAVQKILQVTGLDSVFTVHKAVPEELLTSEPQ
- a CDS encoding sensor histidine kinase — protein: MIPEMLRIVAVTAGLGLLIAVAGLGLMRLLRRRSIGVMLAVVAVVTVLATVGGVVAVTLKMIIEGESRDIVLSVVAVGGLVGLGVAAVLARRVVAASRKLVDAVQAVSPTGEFVPPDGLPAELRTIAKTLEQAYRRLSLGHERERSLEIARRELVAWVSHDLRTPLAGMRAMVEALEDGVVADPQTVSRYHRQIRLEVDRLSGMVDDLFELSRIHAGALRLSRRRIGLSDLVADALAGVEQLARARGVRLEGQADVAVPVQADAGELSRALGNLVVNAIRHTPADGTVWVRAAVEDGVACLSVADCCGGIPADDLPRVFDVAFRGEAARTPRADGAGAGLGLAIARGIVEAHQGAIDVVNTGPGCRFEIRLPLSVPEGPQAVMSR
- a CDS encoding response regulator transcription factor codes for the protein MSARILVVDDDPMVAEVVARYLERDGHSVECVGDGAEALRRALADPPDLLVLDLMLPKMDGLQVCRKLRERWPVPVIMLTALGDEMDRVVGLETGADDYVTKPFSPRELALRVQSVLRRARGVSAPSGTGVLKDAELTVDVGAHEVRLGEEEIMLTAREFDLLAHLMRNPRQAFSRSALLNQVWGWSFGDSSTVTVHVRRLREKIEPDPTVPRRIVTVWGVGYRYEPLVLP
- a CDS encoding DUF6412 domain-containing protein, with the translated sequence MNLLLALQTLSVWLLGDGGFMTATAVVGLGVLLLAWALRSLPVTSEAERRSPLSRRDRARRTMFVRQRDPDAAGRSRPRAPSAGPAPA
- a CDS encoding YidC/Oxa1 family membrane protein insertase is translated as MFDSVIEFTADLINALAQPLNSTALAIVVFTLGVRLLLLPFGVMQARGERARLRLAPEVRKLRKRHGRDPERLRRELSALYAREKTSPLAGCLPGVAQMPFFMVMYQVFISSTIAGNANVLLTHGLFGVPLGQQFASTVAGFGLLSGPTLVFAGLFLLLLAVAFITSRRMRRTMSDEVQPEVLRRIMPLLPFGTLLAAAVLPLAAGVYLLVTTAWAAGERAVLHRPALAAH
- a CDS encoding ATP-binding protein is translated as MSASSVVLLPYAPSSVAVARQRLSSDLQEWGVYETAIDDAVLVVSELLSNALRHAHPLPSGQIRVAWRWAEEHVEVAVSDGGAATEPRAGRPTLSSLGGRGLGIVEYVASRWGVRHEGETTTVWAVVTAVSTVSNGQAGNGKVSVAEPALRECG
- a CDS encoding sensor histidine kinase, with the protein product MGYYRADSDDGIGHVAVAGASHAIVAGAPNAIVALDRDETVLTWNPAAERLFGWSAEEVLGRRAPVVPEELVAEHNAVLERVRTGGQVSLRTKRFHRDGSLFDVRVDTGTLRSESGDLLGYVSVYHLAQDDETADDRTSRRAQLVRRLADVVADINAERELPAVLDRIAASLTDLTGADAGGFVRIEGDRLRLVARHKLPDSLRGSTADLRTSLVGKLLRGGRTVLLETGDQARLDELIWSQVPGLHTIVLGLAAMGGRPYGALYALFAKRKVGHLELELLELLAGHAGIAVGNAMAYQEAVRQRAHERAVFDASADGIAVLDELGRVTQWNPAATELTGFHADEVIGGPPPFRLPEPGDKLTIQLPSGTWLDVLSAEIVETGEVVIDFRDITRSKELEEAKDLFLATTSHELRTPITVVRGFASTLDARWDSMTDAERRGAVHTIAERAHSLSRLMDHLLLGSRAGAGELTLKIEGFDLGELVRAATLGLPVLPDLHRIEVNIPDDLPLVSGDAFATDILLGQLLENAFKYSPDGGLIRVEAWVDGDQVVLVVDDDGVGIAHASREHVFDRFVQGDSGDRRRFGGVGLGLYIVRSLARAQGGEVSAHPRPTGGTRMRLSLRIADTPDPLT